In the Candidatus Margulisiibacteriota bacterium genome, AAAATGGTGAGCAAAAAACCGAGCCCCCCCATGATCGGGGTCCCGGCTTTGCCGTAATGGCTTTGCGGTCCTTCCACTCTGATAAATTGCCGCAGTTTAAAATACCGCAAACCAGCGACAACCGGATAAGTGATCAGCAGGGAAATAAAGACCGCCGCAAAAAAAAGCGCAATCTGGGAAATCACGAGGCTATATTATCACATTTTAGCGAGACAAAAAAGCCCTCCCGGGGATAACCCCAAAGAGGGCTTTTATAAACAAGGAAACGATTACATTGGAATCCGCATGCCGCCTTCTAAATACAGCCCGCCGCCATTGGCGCTGACGCTGAAAGGAAAACCTCCGATGGTAACCGAATAATTGAAGCTGTTGTTGGCATACCCGACGTTGCCGTAGAGTAAACCGACCCCGGCCACCGGGAAATCAGCTCCGCCGAAGATCTTGAAACCGATCCCGCTCGCCGAGCCAGCCCCAGATACGTTGAGTTGATAAAAGTTATAATTCAATCCACCCCCAACATACGGAGAGAACGTCTGGCTTTCCATCGGGATAGCAAACCGGCCTATTCCTCCGATCTGGATCCAGCCAACGTTATTGGACGAGAGCTTATAGTTGCCTTCCGCTCCCAGCTCCAGTCCTTTTACGCTTTCAACCGGGAAGAAATAGCTTTCCACGCCGATCGATAAACCGCTGAAATCACCGGACATGAAGGTAATCTTAGGAGAGATCGACATTCCGGACTTTTTCACGGTCGTACCCGAAGCCGCCTGCGCTTGCAGAGCTTTGGCCGCCGGGGTAGTCTTCTTCACCTGCGCGTCGGCCGTTACCGCGAAAATCGCAGTCAGCATCAAAACCGTAATAACAGAAATAATTTTTTTCATTCATTTCACCCCCTTATTTTTTAAATTCGATATTTACTCACTGATTTTTAACCGCGGAATTTCCTCCTACCGGCGGACAAGAATTCCGCGGTTAAATCTCGGTTAATGCTATCATATTTCAGTTATTAAGCAAATAGGTCAAATAGCCGGAAAAATATTGCCGCGGTCCAAAATACCGGCCGGATCGAAATGGGCCTTTACCCGACGCATCTCTTCGATTCCTTTGGCCCCGTACATGACTTTTAAATATTCATATTTGATCTTCCCAATCCCATGCTCGGCCGAGACCGTCCCGCCCAGCTCAACCGCCTTCCGCACAAAGAGCCGGACCAATTCTTTGGCTCGAACCATTTCCGCCTCATTTTTAGGCAACAAGTTGACGTGGAGGTGGTTATCGCCGATATGGCCGAATTTAATATAAAAAAGCTTACAGCTTAAAGCTTTAAGCTGATTATTATAATAGTTAAACATCTCCCTGAATTTATCTTCCGGCACGGCGATATCGGTCGCCATTTTGGTCAAATGGTGTTCTTTAAACAGTTCGTTGATATGCTCCGGGATAGCGTGGCGGAACTGCCGCAGAAGGGCTTGTTGCTTAGCGTCGCTCCCGATCCAGGCTTCTTCCAGAGAAGAATCATAGGCTGACAACAGCTTCTCCCACTCTTCAAGGTAATTACTGTTCCGTTCGGTGAGCTCCTGCTCGATATAGACCGCCGCTTCCCGTTCCCGCGGGATATGGGGGTAGCTCCTCCCCAACATTTGCAAAGTGTTGGGATCAAAGTATTCAAAAAAGTTGATCGACTGATCGCGGAGTTTTTTCGCCGCTTCCACAAAGCCGATGGCTTGCGCTTCCGTCTTAAAGAAGGCGACCAGCTCAAAGGTCTCTTTCATTATCGGCAGGAGTTTGACTTCGATCTCGGAGATAAAGCCGAGGGTCCCCTCCTGGCCGATAAACAAATCGATCAGTTCCATCCCCGGCCGCGCGTAATACCCGGCCGCGTTCTTGAGCCGCGGCATGTTGTAAGTCGGCAAAGTTAAGCCGGACGCCGGCCCCTGGCCCCTTTTTAACTCCAGTTTTTCACCATTGGTTAATATTACTTTTAAGCCTACAGTATGATCGCGGGTCGAACCGAAACGGTAGCTCCGTCCGCCGGAAGCGTTAGTGTTGACGTTCCCGCCGACCGTGGCGCTCTTCTCCGTCGGATCCAGCGCGTAAAACAAGCCGTATGGCGCGCACGCTTTGGCCAATTCTTCCAAAGTTACACCGGACTGGATCAGCGCGGTCTTCTTCACTGGATCGATCTCAATTATTTTAGTGAGTTTTTGGACCGAGAGGATATTGCCGCCGAAAGGAATACAGCCGCCGGTCGTCCCGGTCTGCGCGGCGGAAAAGGTCAGCGGCGTTTTATTGGCGGCGGACTCCAGAAGAACTTCTCTGGCTTCTTTTTCATCACTAGGCAAATATAAACCTTCAGCGGAGCCGCCCGTCAGGTTCGAGCTGTCTTCCAGATAGCCGGCGATGATCGATTGGTCGGTGATTTTACGCATGTCTTCATTATATCAAATGTAGGGCAACGGCTTGTCCGTTGCCGCGGCAAGGGATGAACCCTTGCCCTACATTTAAAACATAGTATTCTCTGACCCCGCGACTGAACGTCGCGGTTAAAGCAATGTTTAACCATAACCGCGGCGTTTAGCCGCGGTTTATAACAATTTCTCTAATGGTCACAAGAAAAGCGAATACTTAACGTATTCGCTTTTCTTTAATTTATCGAGGGCAAAAACCCCGGCGACGTTCTACTCTCCCCCAAAACGAAGTTAAGGAGTACCATCGACCCGGGAGGATTTCACTGCCGTGTTCGGAATGGGAACGGGTGGGACACCTCCGGTATGGTCACCGGGATTTTTACCCTCGTATAAATATGTTAGCGTTGAAGCCCGAAATAAATCCCCGCAATGCGAGATTGAGAGAATAAATAAGTCCTCGACCGATTAGTACTGGTCAGCTCAGACGTTGCCGCCTTTACACCTCCAGCCTATCAACCCTGTGTTCTTCAGGGGGTCTTACTCCTTCACCCTTGCGGGATCCAGATGGGAAAACTAATCTTGAGGTGGGCTTGATGCTTAGATGCTTTCAGCATTTATCCCTTCCAGACATGGCTACCCAGCGTTTGCAGGTTGGCCCCACAACTGGTACACCAGAGGTCTGTTCCTTCCGGTCCTCTCGTACTAGGAAGGACTCCTCTCAATTTTCCTTGCGACTGCACCGGATATGGACCGAACTGTCTCACGACGTTCTGAACCCAGCTCACGTACCGCTTTAATGGGCGAACAGCCCAACCCTTGGAACCTGCTCCAGCTCCAGGATGCGATGAGCCGACATCGAGGTGCCAAACCTCCTCGTCGATGTGAACTCTTGGAGGAGATCAGCCTGTTATCCCCGGGGTAACTTTTATCCGTTGAGCGATGGCCCTTCCATTCAGAACCACCGGATCACTAAGTCCGACTTTCGTCCCTGCTCGACATGTACGTCTCGCAGTCAAGCACCCTTATGCCTTTACACTCGACGCACGATTTCCAACCGTGCTGAGGGTACCTTTGAACGCCTCAGTTATCCTTTGTGAGGCGACCGCCCCAGTCAAACTACCCGCCTAACTCTGTCTCCCGGCTTATCAAGGCCAGGGTTAGAAATCTAACACAACCAGGGTGGTATTTCACTGTTGGCTCCCCCCCATCCAAAAACAGGGGATCAAAGCCTCCCACCTATGCTACGCAAGCGGCGTCAAATCTCAAAGTTAGGGTATAGTAAAGCTCCACGGGGTCTTTCTGTCCTGGTGCAGTTAAACCGTGTCTTCACGGTCATCCCAATTTCACCGAGTCTCTCTCCGAGACAGCACTTCCTTCGTTATGCCTTTCGTGCGGGTCGGAACTTACCCGACAAGGAATTTCGCTACCTTAGGACCGTTATAGTTACGGCCGCCGTTCACTGGGGCTTCGATTC is a window encoding:
- a CDS encoding FAD-binding oxidoreductase, translated to MRKITDQSIIAGYLEDSSNLTGGSAEGLYLPSDEKEAREVLLESAANKTPLTFSAAQTGTTGGCIPFGGNILSVQKLTKIIEIDPVKKTALIQSGVTLEELAKACAPYGLFYALDPTEKSATVGGNVNTNASGGRSYRFGSTRDHTVGLKVILTNGEKLELKRGQGPASGLTLPTYNMPRLKNAAGYYARPGMELIDLFIGQEGTLGFISEIEVKLLPIMKETFELVAFFKTEAQAIGFVEAAKKLRDQSINFFEYFDPNTLQMLGRSYPHIPREREAAVYIEQELTERNSNYLEEWEKLLSAYDSSLEEAWIGSDAKQQALLRQFRHAIPEHINELFKEHHLTKMATDIAVPEDKFREMFNYYNNQLKALSCKLFYIKFGHIGDNHLHVNLLPKNEAEMVRAKELVRLFVRKAVELGGTVSAEHGIGKIKYEYLKVMYGAKGIEEMRRVKAHFDPAGILDRGNIFPAI